A single genomic interval of Microcaecilia unicolor unplaced genomic scaffold, aMicUni1.1, whole genome shotgun sequence harbors:
- the LOC115459029 gene encoding uncharacterized protein LOC115459029 produces the protein MAAGLIGNRAELQLASSFQHTFLVQDTDFQYTSEEEEDDEGEETESEGSSSCQDLEVDGYLPDYGQNGAEMTLQLLRFAELISCDIQRYFGKKTKEEDPDSCNIYEDHMSCRKSGREMYFVDLVRISQNGDGEDEDQSDPLPGCVELDCQTLKSVCSKDGTQKLGPLAELFEYGLHRYVRQGVCNSKDGWKHQLGRKYAHVVPMHQRKLPLSFWKEPSPVKSSIMNTNTPDFSDLLANWTSETNPELMSGNREASSDTSHQAQGEGHFHGVSAVWTLLQ, from the coding sequence ATGGCTGCTGGGTTGATTGGGAACCGTGCAGAGCTCCAACTggcctcctccttccagcacacTTTCCTTGTCCAAGACACAGACTTCCAGTATACCTCTGAAGAAGAGGAAGACGACGAAGGGGAGGAGACAGAATCAGAAGGCAGCTCCTCTTGCCAAGACTTGGAGGTAGATGGCTATTTGCCTGACTATGGGCAGAATGGTGCCGAGATGACTCTGCAGTTGCTGAGGTTTGCCGAACTTATCAGCTGTGACATCCAAAGGTACTTTGGAAAAAAGACAAAGGAGGAAGATCCTGACTCCTGCAACATCTATGAGGACCACATGTCATGCAGAAAGTCAGGGCGGGAGATGTATTTTGTGGACTTGGTACGCATCTCACAAAACGGGGATGGGGAAGATGAAGACCAGAGCGACCCACTTCCGGGCTGTGTGGAGCTGGACTGTCAGACGCTGAAGTCTGTCTGTAGCAAGGACGGAACCCAGAAGTTGGGCCCTCTAGCTGAGCTCTTTGAGTATGGCTTGCACAGGTATGTCAGGCAAGGGGTCTGCAATAGCAAGGATGGCTGGAAGCACCAACTGGGCAGGAAGTATGCCCACGTGGTCCCCATGCATCAGAGGAAGCTACCGCTCTCCTTCTGGAAAGAACCTTCCCCAGTCAAATCCTCCATTATGAACACAAACACGCCCGACTTCAGTGACCTCCTGGCCAACTGGACATCAGAAACTAATCCTGAGCTCATGAGTGGAAACAGAGAGGCAAGCAGTGACACAAGTCATCAGGCCCAGGGAGAGGGGCATTTCCATGGAGTGTCAGCTGTTTGGACACTGCTGCAGTAG